Proteins co-encoded in one Aminivibrio pyruvatiphilus genomic window:
- a CDS encoding cobyrinate a,c-diamide synthase, with the protein MSCPRIILAGTNSGSGKTTVTMGIAAALSARGLAVQPFKAGPDYIDPGFHSAAAGRPCRNLDTMLLPRGSILELFSRSTAGADIAVIEGVMGLFDGAGALDERGSTAHLAKILAAPVVLVVNGKAMARSAAALVAGFARFDRRVAVKAVIFNNLGSEGHYRILREAVETETGIPVLGYLPRSESIALPERHLGLTPAAEHGAIGELTERVRRLTGEHIDVDRLVSLAGAAPDLPAFRPSLFSSPPAAEARIAVALDEAFHFYYHDNLDILEHLGAELLPFSPLRDRDLPAGTEGIYIGGGFPEEFAGPLAGNAPIREAIRSAAEGGLPVLAECGGLMYLAERLEDRQGAVHPMAGVFPGVTRMGKRLQALGYCTGRLERSVLPGAKGAALKGHLFHWSLYDSEGSDHLLSLRLEKNGKVFRDGPAVKNAFASYLHLHFGTNPAPAKRFLRTAAGRAGRK; encoded by the coding sequence GTGAGCTGCCCGAGGATCATTCTTGCCGGGACAAACAGCGGCTCAGGCAAGACCACCGTCACCATGGGGATCGCAGCCGCCCTCTCCGCACGGGGACTGGCGGTGCAGCCCTTCAAGGCCGGACCTGACTATATCGACCCCGGATTCCATTCAGCCGCGGCGGGGCGCCCCTGCAGGAACCTCGACACCATGCTCCTGCCCAGAGGGAGCATCCTGGAGCTCTTTTCCCGGAGCACCGCCGGGGCCGATATTGCCGTCATCGAGGGCGTGATGGGCCTTTTCGACGGGGCGGGCGCCCTGGACGAACGGGGAAGCACCGCCCACCTGGCGAAGATCCTCGCCGCTCCGGTGGTGCTCGTGGTGAACGGAAAAGCCATGGCGCGAAGCGCCGCCGCCCTGGTGGCGGGATTCGCCCGGTTCGACCGGAGAGTGGCTGTGAAGGCCGTGATCTTCAACAACCTGGGCAGCGAGGGGCATTACCGCATCCTCAGGGAAGCGGTGGAGACGGAAACGGGCATCCCCGTCCTCGGCTACCTTCCCAGGAGCGAATCCATCGCCCTCCCCGAGCGGCACCTCGGGCTCACACCGGCGGCGGAGCACGGCGCCATAGGCGAGCTGACGGAAAGGGTCCGCAGGCTGACCGGGGAGCATATCGACGTTGACCGCCTGGTCTCCCTTGCCGGTGCGGCGCCGGACCTCCCGGCCTTCAGGCCCTCCCTCTTCTCCTCACCCCCGGCGGCTGAGGCGCGGATCGCCGTGGCCCTGGACGAGGCCTTTCACTTTTACTACCATGACAACCTGGACATCCTGGAGCACCTCGGCGCAGAGCTCCTTCCCTTCAGCCCCCTGCGGGACAGGGATCTCCCGGCGGGGACGGAGGGCATCTATATCGGCGGAGGCTTTCCCGAGGAGTTCGCCGGCCCGCTGGCCGGAAACGCCCCCATCCGGGAAGCGATACGATCCGCCGCTGAAGGAGGGCTCCCCGTCCTGGCCGAGTGCGGCGGGCTGATGTACCTTGCGGAGCGGCTCGAGGACCGGCAGGGGGCGGTCCACCCCATGGCAGGGGTGTTCCCCGGCGTCACGAGGATGGGAAAACGGCTCCAGGCCCTGGGCTACTGCACCGGCAGGCTGGAGCGGTCCGTCCTTCCGGGAGCGAAGGGCGCGGCGCTGAAGGGGCATCTCTTCCACTGGTCCCTGTACGACAGCGAGGGCAGCGATCATCTTCTCTCCCTGCGCCTCGAGAAAAACGGGAAGGTCTTCCGGGACGGCCCGGCGGTGAAGAACGCTTTCGCCTCCTACCTCCACCTCCACTTTGGAACGAACCCGGCCCCGGCGAAGCGGTTCCTCAGGACCGCCGCCGGGAGAGCGGGAAGAAAATAA
- a CDS encoding cob(I)yrinic acid a,c-diamide adenosyltransferase, with product MEYQGYVHVYTGNGKGKTTAALGLLLRASGAGMTVFLGQFLKRGEYSEHSALALLPGVTVEAFGGERRVGAPLTEQDSAHARGGLECLRDAVSSGKWDLVIADEIFVAVHLGLLAETDVLELLEVRRPSTELVLTGRYAFPEILRRADLVTEMKEMRHYFSRGVPARKGIEK from the coding sequence ATGGAGTATCAGGGATATGTTCACGTGTACACGGGAAACGGGAAGGGGAAGACCACCGCGGCCCTGGGACTGCTCCTCAGGGCTTCCGGGGCGGGCATGACGGTTTTTCTCGGCCAGTTCCTCAAACGGGGAGAATACAGCGAGCACTCCGCCCTTGCCCTTCTTCCCGGAGTGACTGTTGAAGCCTTCGGCGGGGAACGCAGGGTGGGGGCACCGCTGACGGAACAGGATTCCGCCCACGCCCGCGGCGGACTGGAGTGCCTCCGGGACGCGGTCTCGTCCGGAAAATGGGACCTGGTCATTGCCGACGAGATCTTCGTGGCCGTTCATCTGGGCCTCCTCGCCGAAACTGACGTGCTGGAGCTTCTGGAGGTGCGCCGCCCCTCCACGGAACTTGTGCTCACGGGGCGGTACGCCTTTCCGGAGATTCTGCGGAGGGCCGACCTGGTCACCGAAATGAAGGAGATGCGGCACTACTTTTCCCGGGGCGTCCCCGCCCGGAAGGGGATAGAAAAGTGA
- a CDS encoding GHMP kinase — protein sequence MSTVAAACPGTCGELFQGTLDGVPCLVSCPIDRYARIRVTARPGEGLSLPGEMSKTRRALENFLERRPLAGRNLVVERLEALPEGKGYASSTADILSALACAATLAGISLPPEEASSIALSVEPTDSIAWPGLALLDHREGRIMRFLGPPPPLTVLVLDWGGTVDTEEFNSRDSRPVLSSLAALHREAFSLVLRGVEQGDPETLGRGASMSARAAARLLDKPRLDECFALCSLLEGHGVCVAHSGTLYGILLPSGAAGREGDILETAARRLSPGWEGKVHSLVPGGPRTEERKKSP from the coding sequence ATGAGCACCGTCGCCGCCGCCTGCCCGGGAACCTGCGGGGAGCTTTTCCAGGGCACCCTTGACGGCGTCCCCTGCCTCGTGTCCTGCCCCATAGACAGGTACGCCAGGATCCGGGTCACCGCCCGCCCCGGAGAAGGACTCTCCCTTCCCGGGGAGATGAGCAAGACCCGGAGAGCCCTGGAAAACTTCCTTGAGCGACGGCCCCTTGCAGGACGGAACCTCGTGGTGGAACGGCTGGAGGCCCTTCCCGAAGGCAAGGGGTACGCCAGCAGCACCGCCGATATTCTTTCGGCCCTCGCCTGCGCGGCCACCCTTGCGGGAATTTCCCTGCCGCCGGAAGAGGCTTCCTCCATCGCCCTTTCGGTGGAGCCCACCGACAGCATCGCCTGGCCGGGGCTGGCTCTCCTCGACCATCGGGAGGGGAGGATCATGAGATTTCTCGGGCCCCCTCCGCCTCTGACGGTGCTCGTGCTCGACTGGGGGGGAACCGTGGACACCGAGGAATTCAACAGCAGGGACAGCCGCCCTGTCCTTTCGTCCCTTGCGGCCCTTCACCGGGAGGCCTTCTCCCTGGTCCTCCGGGGGGTGGAGCAGGGCGACCCGGAGACCCTGGGAAGGGGAGCGTCCATGAGTGCCCGGGCGGCAGCCCGGCTTCTGGATAAGCCCCGCCTCGACGAATGCTTCGCCCTCTGCTCCCTGCTGGAAGGGCACGGGGTCTGCGTGGCCCACAGCGGCACTCTCTACGGCATCCTGCTTCCCTCCGGGGCAGCGGGCCGGGAGGGTGACATTCTGGAAACGGCGGCCCGGCGGCTTTCCCCGGGGTGGGAGGGAAAAGTGCACTCCCTCGTCCCCGGCGGGCCGAGAACGGAAGAAAGGAAGAAAAGCCCATGA
- a CDS encoding HAD family hydrolase: MIFDFDMTLVDSSYAIRDTMNMVAERQGLPPVTREQVLSVIGLPIRESWMKIWNRFDEEWLTEFRALFLEQEFAGIFPFPGTVSVLEALTEKGVALGIASNRQSPVNPLKATGLSGYFRSVVGMGDVENAKPAPDMILKGMAELGFGKDDTLFVGDTADDMTAAAAAGIRSVGLTSGNFPPEGLVGAGAWKVMDAIEELLPLWNGAAS; encoded by the coding sequence GTGATTTTTGACTTCGACATGACCCTCGTGGACAGCAGCTACGCCATCAGGGACACCATGAACATGGTGGCGGAGCGGCAGGGGCTTCCTCCGGTGACCCGGGAGCAGGTGCTGTCCGTTATCGGGCTTCCCATCCGTGAATCCTGGATGAAGATATGGAACCGTTTTGACGAGGAGTGGCTCACCGAGTTCAGGGCCCTTTTTCTTGAGCAGGAGTTTGCGGGTATTTTCCCCTTCCCCGGAACAGTATCGGTTCTCGAGGCTCTCACGGAGAAGGGAGTGGCCCTCGGAATAGCCTCCAACCGGCAGTCGCCGGTCAATCCGCTGAAGGCCACCGGGCTCTCCGGATATTTCCGATCCGTAGTGGGCATGGGTGATGTGGAGAACGCCAAGCCTGCCCCGGACATGATCCTGAAGGGTATGGCCGAACTGGGGTTCGGGAAGGATGACACCCTCTTCGTGGGAGATACGGCGGACGACATGACGGCTGCGGCTGCGGCAGGGATCCGGTCCGTTGGGCTCACAAGCGGGAATTTTCCCCCGGAGGGCCTTGTCGGGGCGGGAGCGTGGAAAGTGATGGACGCCATCGAGGAACTGCTCCCCCTGTGGAACGGGGCAGCGTCATGA
- a CDS encoding dodecin family protein: MESVYKIIELVGTSTESWEKAAAAAVERASESLRDLRVAEVTALDMHMENGMIKAYRAKVKVSFKYEH; encoded by the coding sequence ATGGAAAGCGTCTACAAGATTATCGAGCTCGTCGGAACCAGCACCGAGTCCTGGGAGAAGGCCGCGGCGGCAGCGGTGGAGAGGGCTTCCGAGTCCCTGAGGGATCTCCGGGTGGCAGAGGTGACCGCGCTGGATATGCACATGGAGAACGGCATGATCAAGGCCTACCGGGCGAAGGTGAAAGTCTCCTTCAAGTATGAGCATTAG
- the rpoD gene encoding RNA polymerase sigma factor RpoD, giving the protein MENDILNEKDILAEKEDILDEKVVKKEELSREDMAEYLGKVRELISEGQGKGFLTQKDIERHLPVENWSEEILDNVVTELQDMGIEMVNEEKEAAAVAVPVAVAVDEDMLAQPTIDMEIGKLDDIPLTDPVRMYLREIGKVPLLDAAEEVALAKRVEAGDETAKKKIVDANLRLVVSIAKKYIGRGMLFLDLIQEGNLGLIRAVEKFDYRKGFKFSTYATWWIRQAITRAIADQARTIRVPVHMVETINKMVRISRQLVQRLGREPTDEEIAGEMEIEPSKVEEIRRIAQLPVSLETPIGEEEDSQLGDFIEDRDLPSPEEAAAGHLLHEQIEEMLDALSEREREVLHFRFGLEDGRSYTLEEVGKRFGVTRERIRQIEAKALRKLRHPSRSKKLKDFLD; this is encoded by the coding sequence ATGGAGAATGACATTCTGAACGAGAAGGATATTCTGGCGGAGAAGGAAGATATCCTGGACGAGAAGGTCGTCAAGAAGGAAGAGCTGTCGCGGGAAGACATGGCCGAGTACCTGGGCAAGGTCCGGGAGCTCATCTCCGAAGGCCAGGGCAAGGGCTTCCTCACCCAGAAGGATATCGAGCGGCACCTCCCCGTCGAAAACTGGAGCGAAGAGATTCTCGACAACGTGGTGACCGAGCTCCAGGACATGGGAATCGAAATGGTGAACGAGGAGAAGGAGGCCGCGGCCGTCGCGGTACCTGTTGCCGTCGCGGTGGACGAGGACATGCTCGCCCAGCCGACCATCGACATGGAGATAGGGAAGCTCGACGACATACCCCTTACCGACCCCGTGCGCATGTACCTCCGGGAGATCGGGAAGGTTCCCCTTCTCGACGCGGCGGAGGAGGTCGCTCTGGCCAAGCGCGTGGAGGCCGGCGACGAGACGGCGAAGAAGAAGATCGTGGACGCCAACCTCCGTCTCGTGGTGAGCATCGCCAAGAAGTACATCGGCCGGGGGATGCTCTTCCTCGACCTCATCCAGGAAGGAAACCTGGGCCTCATCCGCGCGGTGGAGAAGTTCGACTACCGGAAGGGGTTCAAGTTCAGCACCTACGCCACCTGGTGGATCCGGCAGGCCATCACCAGGGCCATCGCCGACCAGGCCCGGACGATCCGTGTTCCGGTGCACATGGTGGAGACCATCAACAAGATGGTCCGCATCTCCCGGCAGCTGGTCCAGCGCCTGGGCCGGGAGCCCACCGACGAGGAGATTGCCGGTGAAATGGAGATCGAGCCGTCCAAGGTGGAGGAGATCCGCCGCATCGCCCAGCTGCCCGTCTCCCTCGAAACTCCCATAGGCGAGGAGGAGGACAGTCAGCTCGGCGACTTCATCGAGGACAGGGATCTTCCCAGCCCCGAGGAGGCCGCCGCCGGGCACCTGCTCCACGAGCAGATCGAGGAGATGCTGGACGCCCTCTCCGAGCGGGAGCGGGAGGTGCTCCACTTCCGCTTCGGCCTCGAGGACGGCCGGTCCTACACCCTCGAGGAAGTGGGAAAGCGGTTCGGCGTCACCAGGGAACGCATCCGGCAGATCGAGGCCAAGGCCCTCAGGAAACTCCGCCACCCCAGCAGGAGCAAGAAGCTCAAGGATTTCCTCGATTAG
- a CDS encoding MATE family efflux transporter — MADNTEALRSGPMGALLFRLSLPAALGMAVQASYSLVDAFFVGQGVGPAGITAVSMTFPLQMIIMAVAQAGGVGGASVISRSLGAGRRKRAEKTAGTVFFATWAAGLLLSVLWILLAPFLLRLIGTSGDILPLAEEYAAVLFLGAPFFAFSITANNFVRAEGNASFAMMTMIISAGINTLLDPLFILGFGWGVRGAAWATVISQGATALWLGWYYLAGRSLVAFRWKHFRFRASILAECISVGAAAFARQGAASLSLLAVNLALVSTGGDDAVAAYGIVNRVLLFAVMPVFGIVQGLLPVVGFNYGAKQHCRVVSALRISIGASTVLCAAGAVLFLTVPEEITGLFTSSPAVTALGTDAARMLALGMPLTGFQIMASGLFQAIGKARPSFALSLLRQVIFLIPLVTVLAPVFGTAGVWASFPAADLSAGLVTWLLYRKEMRRLRQSCGSGAEDSPAETGER, encoded by the coding sequence ATGGCCGACAACACCGAAGCACTGCGCTCCGGCCCCATGGGGGCCCTGCTCTTCCGCCTGTCCCTCCCGGCGGCCCTCGGCATGGCCGTCCAGGCATCCTACAGCCTTGTGGACGCCTTCTTCGTGGGGCAGGGAGTGGGCCCGGCCGGAATCACCGCCGTCTCCATGACCTTCCCCCTCCAGATGATCATCATGGCGGTGGCCCAGGCAGGGGGTGTCGGCGGCGCCTCGGTCATCTCCAGGAGCCTCGGGGCGGGCAGGCGGAAACGGGCGGAAAAGACGGCGGGGACCGTCTTCTTCGCCACCTGGGCCGCGGGCCTGCTTCTCTCCGTTCTGTGGATTCTCCTGGCTCCCTTCCTCCTCAGGCTCATAGGAACCAGCGGGGACATCCTTCCCCTGGCGGAGGAGTACGCCGCTGTGCTCTTCCTCGGAGCCCCCTTCTTCGCTTTTTCCATCACCGCCAACAACTTCGTCCGGGCGGAGGGGAACGCCTCCTTCGCCATGATGACCATGATCATTTCCGCAGGGATCAATACCCTCCTCGACCCCCTGTTCATTCTGGGGTTCGGGTGGGGGGTGCGGGGAGCCGCCTGGGCCACGGTCATCTCCCAGGGAGCGACCGCCCTCTGGCTGGGGTGGTATTACCTGGCAGGACGGAGCCTGGTGGCCTTCCGCTGGAAACACTTCCGTTTCCGGGCCTCCATCCTCGCCGAATGCATTTCCGTGGGAGCGGCCGCCTTCGCACGGCAGGGAGCGGCCAGCCTCTCCCTGCTGGCGGTGAACCTGGCCCTGGTCTCCACGGGGGGCGACGACGCCGTGGCGGCCTACGGCATCGTGAACCGGGTGCTTCTCTTTGCCGTCATGCCCGTCTTCGGCATTGTCCAGGGGCTTCTTCCCGTGGTGGGGTTCAACTACGGGGCAAAACAGCACTGCCGGGTGGTGTCGGCCCTCCGCATTTCCATAGGGGCTTCCACGGTCCTCTGCGCCGCGGGGGCCGTGCTGTTCCTCACCGTTCCGGAAGAGATCACGGGGCTGTTCACATCTTCCCCCGCGGTCACGGCCCTCGGCACCGACGCAGCCCGGATGCTCGCCCTCGGAATGCCCCTCACGGGCTTCCAGATCATGGCGTCGGGTCTTTTCCAGGCCATCGGCAAGGCCCGCCCCTCCTTCGCCCTCTCCCTGCTCCGCCAGGTCATTTTTCTCATCCCCCTGGTGACGGTCCTCGCACCCGTCTTCGGCACGGCGGGGGTGTGGGCTTCCTTTCCCGCGGCGGACCTCTCCGCCGGCCTGGTGACATGGCTTCTGTACCGGAAAGAAATGCGCCGCCTCCGGCAAAGCTGCGGAAGCGGCGCTGAAGATTCCCCTGCGGAGACTGGAGAACGCTAG
- a CDS encoding thioredoxin domain-containing protein — protein MTGRRNLLAGEKSPYLLQHADNPVNWHPWGDDAFRKAREEDKPLFVSIGYATCHWCHVMERESFSDGEVANLLNDACVPVKVDREERPDIDGNFMAVCQMMNGSGGWPLNVFLTPEGLPFFAATYLPKRGTAGRPGMVDMVPRVKWLWKTRREQVMQSAGSIRETLLKEALPAAGPLPGQAQAKAAFDELSRGYDPQWGGFSKEPKFPMPSWLLFLFHYWKRFGEGSAFSMAKNTLSRIWAGGIHDHLGGGIARYATDRRWVLPHFEKMLYDQALLLHTVSEFHREKPDPLFEAFAEDLAGFVLREMTSPEGGFYSAFDADSEGEEGKYYLWTEEQIRNTLSREEAGVFLHSYGVLRGGNFKNEVTGRILGDNVLYMAVPPAEAAARFSLEPEELGGLLASCREKLLAERRKRPAPLLDDKILTDWNGLMIAGLSLAGSVFGRKDWVTAAEKAARFIELKLREKTGRLLHRYRDRDAAIPGFLDDYAFLAWGLTELGAVTGKKEYVLSAAKLMDILLEEFADGKRGGFFPHGGQDANLFLRRKEAYDGAIPSGNAVAMANFIRLAGPAGRKDFPDHARRIGGAFSGHVSKYPLSHAHLLTAVLMF, from the coding sequence ATGACAGGGCGCAGAAACCTGCTCGCCGGGGAGAAATCCCCCTACCTGCTGCAGCACGCCGACAATCCGGTGAACTGGCACCCCTGGGGCGACGATGCCTTCCGGAAGGCCAGGGAGGAGGACAAGCCCCTCTTCGTCTCCATAGGCTACGCCACCTGCCACTGGTGCCACGTGATGGAGCGGGAATCCTTCAGCGACGGCGAGGTGGCGAACCTCCTGAACGACGCCTGCGTTCCGGTGAAGGTGGACCGGGAAGAGCGTCCCGACATCGACGGGAACTTCATGGCGGTCTGCCAGATGATGAACGGCAGCGGGGGATGGCCCCTGAACGTCTTTCTCACCCCGGAAGGGCTGCCCTTCTTCGCCGCCACCTACCTGCCCAAGAGGGGGACGGCGGGCAGGCCCGGCATGGTGGACATGGTCCCCAGGGTGAAGTGGCTCTGGAAGACCCGGAGAGAGCAGGTGATGCAGTCCGCCGGAAGCATCCGGGAGACCCTGCTGAAAGAGGCCCTTCCCGCGGCGGGCCCCCTCCCGGGACAGGCCCAGGCGAAGGCCGCCTTCGACGAGCTGTCCCGGGGATACGACCCCCAGTGGGGCGGTTTCTCGAAGGAGCCGAAATTCCCCATGCCGTCGTGGCTTCTCTTCCTGTTTCACTACTGGAAGCGCTTCGGAGAAGGGTCGGCCTTTTCCATGGCAAAGAATACCCTGTCCCGCATCTGGGCAGGGGGCATACACGATCACCTGGGGGGAGGCATTGCCCGGTACGCCACGGACCGCCGGTGGGTTCTGCCCCACTTCGAGAAAATGCTCTACGACCAGGCGCTGCTTCTCCATACCGTGTCGGAATTCCACAGGGAGAAGCCGGACCCTCTTTTCGAAGCGTTCGCCGAAGACCTTGCCGGGTTTGTGCTCCGGGAAATGACCTCCCCGGAGGGGGGATTCTATTCCGCCTTCGACGCCGACAGCGAGGGAGAGGAGGGGAAATACTACCTCTGGACGGAGGAGCAGATCCGGAACACTCTCTCCCGGGAGGAGGCAGGAGTTTTCCTGCACTCCTACGGCGTTCTCCGGGGGGGCAACTTCAAAAACGAGGTTACGGGACGCATCCTGGGGGACAACGTGCTCTACATGGCCGTTCCTCCCGCCGAGGCGGCGGCGCGGTTCTCCCTGGAGCCGGAGGAGCTCGGCGGGCTGCTTGCCTCCTGCAGGGAAAAGCTGCTCGCCGAACGCAGGAAACGCCCCGCGCCCCTGCTGGACGACAAGATCCTCACCGACTGGAACGGTCTCATGATCGCCGGACTCTCCCTGGCGGGGAGCGTGTTCGGGCGGAAGGACTGGGTGACGGCGGCGGAAAAGGCGGCCCGGTTCATCGAACTCAAGCTTCGGGAGAAGACCGGCAGGCTGCTCCACAGGTACCGGGACAGGGACGCCGCCATTCCCGGATTTCTTGACGATTACGCCTTTCTCGCCTGGGGCCTGACGGAGCTCGGCGCTGTCACCGGAAAGAAGGAATACGTCCTTTCCGCGGCGAAACTCATGGACATCCTCCTGGAGGAATTTGCCGACGGGAAGAGGGGAGGATTCTTTCCCCACGGGGGGCAGGACGCAAATCTCTTCCTCCGCAGGAAGGAAGCCTACGACGGGGCCATACCCTCCGGAAACGCCGTGGCCATGGCGAACTTCATCCGTCTCGCCGGTCCGGCCGGAAGGAAGGACTTCCCGGACCATGCCCGGCGTATCGGGGGAGCCTTCTCGGGGCACGTTTCAAAATACCCTCTCTCCCACGCCCACCTTCTCACGGCGGTCCTGATGTTCTAG
- a CDS encoding cobyric acid synthase, with protein MIQGTSSSVGKSVLTAALCRIFARRGLRVAPFKAQNMALNSFVTPGGEEMGRAQAVQASAAGREPEVEMNPVLLKPEGHSRSQVILMGRPWKTLSAGDYYACRETLWASVAASFEKLAGENDLLLVEGAGSPAEINLKKSEIVNMRVARTFGCPVLLAGDIDRGGVFASLTGTLALLDDEERALVKGFLINKFRGDVKLLEPGLEMLSGLTGGRPVLGVIPWLKNLAVAQEDSVYLEENRSSGAPGGVDIAVVKFPRISNYDDFDPLALEEGVSLRFVDRPEDLGKPHAVILPGSKTTLEDLAWLRRSGFDGLLAALALSGASLAGICGGYQMLGRRISDPLGVEGARGGEEGLGFLPGETLFEASKETTRVTGATVPGEGFPGSRPLPVEGYEIHMGRTVLPRGARPLLSLGGGRTDGAVSAGGRIWGTYLHGIFDSGEFREEWLRSLGRQGTGKALPFREVREQAFDRLADEVEAALDMKALERIIGL; from the coding sequence ATGATCCAGGGAACATCCTCATCCGTGGGGAAAAGCGTCCTCACGGCGGCCCTGTGCCGCATTTTCGCCCGCAGGGGTCTTCGGGTGGCCCCCTTCAAGGCCCAGAACATGGCTCTGAATTCCTTCGTCACGCCCGGGGGGGAGGAAATGGGACGTGCCCAGGCTGTGCAGGCCTCCGCTGCCGGGCGGGAGCCCGAGGTGGAGATGAACCCCGTCCTCCTGAAGCCGGAAGGGCACTCCCGCTCCCAGGTGATCCTGATGGGACGGCCGTGGAAGACCCTCTCGGCCGGGGATTATTACGCCTGCAGGGAGACCCTGTGGGCGTCGGTGGCCGCTTCCTTCGAAAAGCTCGCCGGAGAGAACGACCTCCTTCTCGTGGAAGGGGCCGGCAGTCCGGCGGAGATAAATCTCAAGAAGAGCGAGATCGTGAATATGCGGGTCGCCCGCACCTTCGGCTGCCCGGTGCTCCTCGCCGGCGACATCGACAGGGGCGGCGTCTTCGCCTCCCTCACTGGAACCCTGGCCCTCCTCGACGACGAGGAAAGGGCCCTGGTGAAGGGCTTCCTCATCAACAAGTTCCGGGGGGACGTGAAACTCCTCGAGCCGGGGCTCGAAATGCTCTCCGGCCTGACGGGCGGACGGCCCGTCCTGGGGGTGATTCCCTGGCTGAAAAATCTCGCCGTGGCCCAGGAGGATTCGGTCTACCTCGAGGAGAACCGCTCCTCCGGCGCTCCCGGGGGAGTGGACATCGCCGTGGTCAAGTTTCCCCGCATTTCCAACTACGACGACTTCGACCCCCTCGCCCTCGAGGAAGGAGTTTCCCTCCGCTTCGTGGACAGGCCCGAAGACCTGGGAAAGCCCCATGCCGTCATCCTCCCCGGAAGCAAGACCACCCTGGAGGACCTCGCATGGCTCCGCCGGTCGGGCTTCGACGGACTCCTGGCGGCCCTTGCCCTGTCGGGGGCATCTCTCGCGGGCATCTGCGGGGGCTACCAGATGCTGGGCCGCCGGATCTCCGACCCCCTGGGCGTGGAAGGGGCCAGGGGCGGCGAGGAGGGGCTCGGCTTTCTTCCCGGCGAAACTCTTTTCGAAGCCTCCAAGGAGACCACCAGAGTAACGGGCGCCACCGTTCCCGGGGAGGGGTTCCCGGGTTCCCGGCCTCTTCCCGTGGAAGGGTACGAGATCCACATGGGAAGGACGGTTCTCCCCCGGGGAGCCAGACCGCTCCTGTCCCTTGGGGGCGGAAGGACCGACGGAGCCGTGAGCGCGGGGGGACGGATCTGGGGGACCTACCTCCACGGCATCTTCGACAGCGGGGAGTTCCGGGAGGAGTGGCTCCGCTCTCTGGGCCGGCAGGGAACCGGGAAAGCCCTTCCCTTCAGGGAAGTCCGGGAGCAGGCCTTCGACCGCCTCGCCGACGAGGTGGAGGCCGCCCTCGACATGAAGGCGCTGGAGCGGATCATCGGCCTATGA
- a CDS encoding chemotaxis protein CheV, with protein MQEVKKVITEVGTNEWQVVVFFLGDQTFAINVDKTREILRWPGCRTIPESHPSMIGITSVRGEVLPLLDLRVHLGIPGKIDLEHSKVIIAEFNEVKLGFVVDAVERIYRINSEELDSTLTGTFLGEYVLYVIKRDSRNVLLLDYEAIVQKVNPTLSERYTIDPVRTKAMTAPLGNLDDYRILVAEDSPLIRKQIADVLGQGGFHNVVLTVDGREAWDRLSTPGETYDLLITDVEMPRLDGLALTRRVKEHAEFRTIPIIVFSSIMAKDIKVKAASVGAESQITKPEIPELVDHVCGLLGRKKEKKVSAG; from the coding sequence ATGCAGGAAGTCAAAAAAGTTATAACTGAAGTGGGAACCAACGAATGGCAGGTGGTGGTCTTTTTCCTGGGGGACCAGACCTTCGCCATCAACGTGGACAAAACCCGTGAAATCCTCCGGTGGCCCGGCTGCCGAACCATCCCCGAGTCCCACCCGTCCATGATCGGCATTACCTCGGTGAGGGGAGAGGTCCTTCCCCTGCTTGACCTGAGGGTGCACCTCGGCATTCCCGGAAAAATCGACCTCGAGCACAGCAAGGTGATCATCGCCGAGTTCAACGAGGTCAAGCTCGGTTTCGTGGTGGACGCTGTGGAGCGGATTTACCGCATCAACTCCGAGGAGCTGGACTCCACCCTCACGGGCACCTTCCTCGGCGAGTACGTCCTCTACGTCATCAAGAGGGACAGCCGGAACGTGCTGCTGCTCGACTACGAGGCCATCGTCCAGAAGGTGAACCCCACCCTGTCGGAGCGGTACACCATCGACCCGGTCAGGACGAAGGCCATGACAGCCCCCCTGGGAAACCTCGACGACTACAGGATTCTCGTAGCCGAGGACTCGCCCCTCATCCGGAAGCAGATTGCGGACGTGCTCGGCCAGGGAGGCTTCCATAACGTGGTCCTCACCGTCGACGGCAGGGAGGCATGGGACAGGCTCTCCACTCCGGGCGAGACCTACGACCTTCTCATCACCGACGTGGAGATGCCCCGGCTGGACGGACTGGCCCTCACGCGGAGGGTGAAGGAGCATGCGGAGTTCCGGACTATCCCCATCATCGTCTTTTCCTCCATCATGGCCAAGGATATCAAGGTCAAGGCGGCGAGCGTCGGCGCCGAGTCCCAGATCACGAAGCCCGAGATTCCCGAGCTGGTGGACCATGTCTGCGGACTTCTCGGCAGGAAAAAGGAGAAGAAGGTTTCAGCCGGATGA